From Nocardioides sp. HDW12B, the proteins below share one genomic window:
- the coxB gene encoding cytochrome c oxidase subunit II, with amino-acid sequence MGLQLPRRVRRAFAGLALVLPVLLLGACSQDQQDAWQRGAIPEGASDRSDAIITLWQWTWVAALATGVLVWGLIAYAVIKFRRRSDDEIPVQTRYNLPMEILYTVAPVVMVLVFFNFIIQAQDEVQAAPGEPDHTVKVVGQQWSWTFNYIEDEALDGSTTVYEAGTPADPPTLYLPVNESVNFELSSPDVIHSFWVPAFTYKMDVVPGRDNEFTMTPTREGTYAGKCAELCGTYHSRMLFDVKVVSAEEYAQQLSELEEQGNVGEALGGSDSVTQDGLDETGEGE; translated from the coding sequence GTGGGTCTGCAGCTGCCCCGACGTGTGCGCAGGGCCTTCGCCGGCCTCGCACTGGTCCTGCCCGTCCTCCTGCTGGGGGCCTGCTCGCAGGACCAGCAGGACGCCTGGCAGCGCGGTGCCATCCCGGAGGGCGCCTCCGACCGCTCCGACGCCATCATCACGCTGTGGCAGTGGACCTGGGTCGCGGCCCTCGCCACCGGTGTCCTCGTGTGGGGGCTCATCGCCTACGCGGTGATCAAGTTCCGCCGTCGCAGCGACGACGAGATCCCCGTCCAGACGCGCTACAACCTGCCGATGGAGATCCTCTACACCGTCGCCCCGGTCGTGATGGTGCTGGTGTTCTTCAACTTCATCATCCAGGCGCAGGACGAGGTCCAGGCCGCCCCGGGCGAGCCCGACCACACGGTGAAGGTCGTGGGCCAGCAGTGGTCGTGGACCTTCAACTACATCGAGGACGAGGCCCTCGACGGTTCCACCACGGTCTACGAGGCCGGCACCCCGGCGGACCCGCCGACGCTCTACCTCCCGGTCAACGAGTCGGTGAACTTCGAGCTCTCCTCGCCCGACGTCATCCACTCCTTCTGGGTGCCGGCGTTCACCTACAAGATGGACGTCGTGCCCGGTCGCGACAACGAGTTCACGATGACCCCCACCCGCGAGGGCACGTACGCCGGCAAGTGCGCCGAGCTGTGCGGCACCTACCACTCGCGGATGCTGTTCGACGTCAAGGTCGTCAGCGCCGAGGAGTACGCCCAGCAGCTGTCCGAGCTCGAGGAGCAGGGCAACGTGGGCGAGGCGCTCGGCGGCTCGGACTCGGTGACCCAGGACGGCCTCGACGAGACAGGAGAAGGCGAGTGA
- a CDS encoding Ig-like domain-containing protein → MPSRRARSARTLRRSVALSTAAVTAVGLLGACSIIEGDGSSPSQEPGSSDRAGARAEGTVAKPQSAVRLDLNLPARAQAPVPVDTLLAVSAESGSLDKVSFTTGRGAAVPGEMNKKGTAWTASERLEPGTTYRVEAKGEDADGLPKTLSRTFRTADLTLDDQTYASIAPLDGETVGVGMPVIVTFDVPVTDRAEIERHLDVQSSPVQQGSWYWMSDTEVHWRPKTYWKPGTEVTVDADVNGVNAGNGIFGQEDREASFTVGDSLFMNIDVQAHTMKVVENGRLLRTIPISAGKPGFTTRSGVKVIIEKFESKRMDAATTGISESDPEYYNLSNVQYAQRVTYSGEFIHAAPWSVGSQGSENVSHGCVGMSTENAGWLYSLTQRGDVVDVTGTDRPMELSNGFGDWNLSWADYQEGSAL, encoded by the coding sequence ATGCCGTCCCGTCGTGCACGTTCCGCACGCACGCTCCGCCGCTCCGTCGCGCTCTCGACCGCCGCCGTGACCGCGGTCGGGTTGCTGGGCGCCTGCAGCATCATCGAGGGTGACGGCAGCAGCCCGTCGCAGGAGCCCGGCTCCTCCGACCGGGCCGGCGCGAGGGCCGAGGGCACGGTCGCGAAGCCGCAGTCGGCCGTGCGCCTGGACCTCAACCTCCCGGCCCGTGCCCAGGCCCCGGTGCCGGTAGACACGCTGCTCGCGGTCTCGGCCGAGTCCGGCTCGCTGGACAAGGTCTCCTTCACGACCGGCCGCGGTGCGGCCGTGCCGGGGGAGATGAACAAGAAGGGGACGGCCTGGACCGCCTCCGAGCGGCTCGAGCCGGGCACGACGTACCGGGTGGAGGCGAAGGGTGAGGACGCCGACGGCCTGCCCAAGACGCTGTCGCGCACGTTCCGCACCGCCGACCTGACCCTGGACGACCAGACCTACGCCAGCATCGCCCCGCTCGACGGCGAGACCGTCGGCGTCGGCATGCCGGTCATCGTGACCTTCGACGTCCCGGTCACCGACCGGGCCGAGATCGAGCGCCACCTCGACGTGCAGTCGAGCCCGGTCCAGCAGGGCTCGTGGTACTGGATGTCCGACACCGAGGTGCACTGGCGTCCCAAGACGTACTGGAAGCCCGGCACCGAGGTCACCGTGGACGCCGACGTCAACGGCGTGAACGCCGGCAACGGCATCTTCGGCCAGGAGGACCGCGAGGCCAGCTTCACCGTCGGCGACTCGCTGTTCATGAACATCGACGTGCAGGCGCACACGATGAAGGTCGTGGAGAACGGTCGTCTGCTCCGCACCATCCCGATCAGCGCCGGCAAGCCCGGCTTCACCACCCGCTCCGGCGTGAAGGTGATCATCGAGAAGTTCGAGAGCAAGCGGATGGACGCCGCGACGACCGGCATCTCCGAGAGCGACCCGGAGTACTACAACCTGAGCAACGTGCAGTACGCCCAGCGCGTGACCTACTCCGGCGAGTTCATCCACGCCGCCCCGTGGTCGGTGGGCTCGCAGGGCTCGGAGAACGTCAGCCACGGCTGCGTCGGCATGAGCACCGAGAACGCCGGGTGGCTGTACTCGCTCACCCAGCGCGGTGACGTCGTCGACGTGACCGGGACCGACCGCCCCATGGAGCTCTCCAACGGCTTCGGCGACTGGAACCTGTCGTGGGCCGACTACCAAGAGGGCTCCGCCCTCTAA
- a CDS encoding cytochrome c oxidase subunit 4 has protein sequence MKTESWIFGICAIFVWLVSPLYWVMSKDWTGTSALVMTALLATMVFGYLFFHANRLDPRPEDRSDAEIADGAGELGFFPPYSWWPLWCGLCLAVMVFAVANAAWWLFILGGIIGASALSGLIFEYYKGEHAH, from the coding sequence GTGAAGACCGAGTCCTGGATCTTCGGGATCTGCGCAATCTTCGTGTGGCTGGTGAGCCCGCTCTACTGGGTCATGTCGAAGGACTGGACGGGCACGTCGGCGCTGGTCATGACCGCGCTGCTGGCCACGATGGTCTTCGGCTACCTCTTCTTCCACGCCAACCGGCTGGACCCGCGACCGGAGGACCGCTCCGACGCGGAGATCGCCGACGGCGCCGGTGAGCTGGGCTTCTTCCCGCCCTACTCCTGGTGGCCGCTGTGGTGCGGGCTCTGCCTCGCGGTCATGGTCTTCGCCGTGGCGAACGCCGCCTGGTGGCTCTTCATCCTGGGCGGGATCATCGGTGCCTCGGCGCTGAGCGGACTGATCTTCGAGTACTACAAGGGCGAGCACGCGCACTGA
- a CDS encoding carbohydrate kinase family protein encodes MSLLVTGSIATDHLMSFPGKFADSLVVEQLDKIALSFLVEDLEVRRGGCAANISFGLGSLGLRPVLVGAVGEDFVDYRSWLERHNVDCSAIHVSGSRHTARFVCTNDATMAQIASFYAGAMTEARDIELRPIVDRLGEHLGNDAWDGRPAVLIGPNDPEAMLRHTQECRDRGYAFLADPSQQLAFGDGEMIRDLVDGATILFSNEYEAALITQKSGWSAEEVLARVGTWVVTLGAQGVRIETHGAEPVHVAAVPGVVPVEPTGVGDAFRAGFLAGLEWGLGHERSAQLGCALAAYVVERVGTQEYALHHQAFVDRFASAYGAEAAAEVAVRVRTSRP; translated from the coding sequence GTGTCCCTGCTCGTCACCGGCTCCATCGCCACCGACCACCTGATGTCCTTCCCCGGCAAGTTCGCCGACTCGCTGGTGGTCGAGCAGCTGGACAAGATCGCGCTGTCGTTCCTCGTCGAGGACCTCGAGGTCCGCCGCGGCGGGTGCGCGGCCAACATCTCCTTCGGTCTCGGCAGCCTCGGGCTGCGCCCGGTGCTGGTCGGGGCGGTGGGGGAGGACTTCGTCGACTACCGCTCCTGGCTCGAGCGCCACAACGTCGACTGCAGCGCCATCCACGTGTCCGGCAGCCGCCACACCGCCCGCTTCGTGTGCACCAACGACGCGACCATGGCCCAGATCGCGTCCTTCTACGCCGGTGCCATGACCGAGGCGCGCGACATCGAGCTGCGCCCCATCGTCGACCGGCTGGGTGAGCACCTCGGCAACGACGCCTGGGACGGCCGCCCGGCCGTGCTCATCGGCCCCAACGACCCCGAGGCGATGCTGCGCCACACCCAGGAGTGCCGCGACCGGGGCTACGCCTTCCTGGCCGACCCCTCGCAGCAGCTCGCCTTCGGCGACGGGGAGATGATCCGCGACCTCGTCGACGGCGCCACCATCCTGTTCTCCAACGAGTACGAGGCCGCCCTCATCACGCAGAAGAGCGGCTGGAGCGCCGAGGAGGTGCTCGCGCGGGTGGGCACGTGGGTGGTGACCCTGGGCGCCCAGGGCGTGCGCATCGAGACCCACGGTGCCGAGCCCGTCCACGTGGCGGCGGTCCCCGGGGTCGTCCCGGTCGAGCCCACCGGCGTCGGCGACGCCTTCCGCGCCGGGTTCCTGGCCGGGCTGGAGTGGGGCCTCGGCCACGAGCGGTCCGCCCAGCTGGGCTGCGCGCTGGCGGCGTACGTCGTGGAGCGGGTCGGCACCCAGGAGTACGCCCTGCACCACCAGGCGTTCGTGGACCGGTTCGCGTCGGCGTACGGCGCGGAGGCGGCCGCCGAGGTCGCCGTCCGGGTGCGCACCTCCCGCCCCTGA
- the ctaD gene encoding cytochrome c oxidase subunit I, whose product MTATAEPTRTTAAPRKTLGQQVVRVLTTTDHKLIGKLYLGTSFAWFLAAGVMALVIRSELASPGQQFVNDELYNQLFTMHGTIMLLLFATPLFFGFANVIMPLQIGSPDVAFPRLNMLSYWFFLWGGLIAGSGFLTPSGAAGFGWFAYTPLSDAVRSPGVGGDLWVMGLWLAGLGSILGAVNFVTTVICMRAPGMTMFRMPIFTWNVLVTSILVLIAFPILAGALLSLEADRLFGAHIFDAAHGGPILWQHLFWFFGHPEVYIIALPFFGIVTEILPVFSRKPVFGYVGLVGATLGIAFLSVAVWAHHMYVTGAVDLAFFSGMTLLIAVPTGVKFFNWIGTMWGGSLSFDNAMLWSVGFLTTFLFGGLTGVILAAPPLDFHVSDSYFVVAHFHYVVFGTVVFAMFAGFFFWWPKMTGKMLDERLGKLQFWMLFVGFHTTFLVQHWLGAEGMPRRYADYLPSDGFTFLNQVSTVGSFVLAASMLPFFYNVYKSSRGPDVTVDDPWGWGRSLEWATSCPPPRHNFVTIPRIRSESPAFDLHHPEVAAMELGESDPESSGVGGGKGVHG is encoded by the coding sequence GTGACCGCCACCGCTGAGCCGACCAGGACCACCGCGGCCCCGCGCAAGACGCTGGGCCAGCAGGTCGTCCGGGTCCTCACGACCACCGACCACAAGCTCATCGGCAAGCTCTACCTGGGCACGTCGTTCGCCTGGTTCCTGGCCGCCGGTGTGATGGCGCTGGTCATCCGCTCCGAGCTCGCCAGCCCCGGTCAGCAGTTCGTCAACGACGAGCTCTACAACCAGCTCTTCACGATGCACGGCACGATCATGCTGCTGCTGTTCGCGACGCCGCTGTTCTTCGGCTTCGCCAACGTGATCATGCCGCTGCAGATCGGCTCGCCCGACGTGGCGTTCCCGCGGCTGAACATGCTGAGCTACTGGTTCTTCCTCTGGGGCGGCCTCATCGCGGGCTCCGGGTTCCTCACGCCCTCGGGCGCGGCCGGCTTCGGCTGGTTCGCCTACACGCCGCTGTCGGACGCCGTCCGCAGCCCGGGCGTCGGTGGCGACCTGTGGGTCATGGGTCTGTGGCTGGCCGGTCTGGGCTCGATCCTCGGTGCGGTCAACTTCGTCACCACCGTCATCTGCATGCGCGCGCCCGGCATGACGATGTTCCGGATGCCGATCTTCACCTGGAACGTGCTGGTCACCAGCATCCTGGTGCTCATCGCCTTCCCGATCCTGGCCGGCGCCCTGCTGAGCCTCGAGGCCGACCGATTGTTCGGGGCCCACATCTTCGACGCCGCCCATGGTGGCCCGATCCTCTGGCAACACCTGTTCTGGTTCTTCGGGCACCCGGAGGTCTACATCATCGCGCTGCCGTTCTTCGGCATCGTGACCGAGATCCTCCCGGTGTTCAGCCGCAAGCCGGTCTTCGGCTACGTCGGCCTGGTCGGTGCCACGCTCGGCATCGCGTTCCTCTCGGTCGCGGTGTGGGCGCACCACATGTACGTCACCGGCGCGGTCGACCTGGCCTTCTTCTCCGGCATGACGTTGCTGATCGCCGTACCCACGGGTGTGAAGTTCTTCAACTGGATCGGCACGATGTGGGGCGGCTCGCTGTCCTTCGACAACGCCATGCTCTGGTCGGTCGGCTTCCTCACGACGTTCCTCTTCGGCGGCCTGACCGGCGTCATCCTGGCGGCCCCGCCGCTCGACTTCCACGTGTCCGACAGCTACTTCGTGGTCGCGCACTTCCACTACGTCGTGTTCGGCACGGTGGTGTTCGCGATGTTCGCCGGCTTCTTCTTCTGGTGGCCCAAGATGACGGGCAAGATGCTCGACGAGCGTCTCGGCAAGCTGCAGTTCTGGATGCTGTTCGTCGGCTTCCACACCACGTTCCTGGTGCAGCACTGGCTCGGCGCGGAGGGCATGCCGCGGCGCTACGCCGACTACCTGCCCAGCGACGGCTTCACCTTCCTGAACCAGGTCTCGACCGTCGGCTCGTTCGTGCTGGCCGCGTCGATGCTGCCGTTCTTCTACAACGTCTACAAGTCCTCGCGCGGTCCCGACGTCACCGTCGACGACCCGTGGGGCTGGGGCCGCTCGCTCGAGTGGGCGACCTCCTGCCCGCCGCCGCGTCACAACTTCGTGACCATCCCGCGGATCCGTTCGGAGTCCCCGGCCTTCGATCTCCACCACCCCGAGGTGGCGGCGATGGAGCTGGGCGAGAGTGACCCGGAGTCCTCCGGCGTCGGTGGTGGAAAGGGCGTGCACGGGTGA